A single window of Streptomyces cathayae DNA harbors:
- the gyrA gene encoding DNA gyrase subunit A, with protein MTDENTPVTPLEDADATGMRVEPVGLETEMQRSYLDYAMSVIVSRALPDVRDGLKPVHRRVLYAMYDGGYRPERGFYKCARVVGDVMGNYHPHGDSSIYDALVRLAQPWSMRMPLVDSNGNFGSPGNDPAAAMRYTECKLAQLSMEMVRDIDEETVDFKDNYDGRSQEPTVLPARFPNLLINGSAGIAVGMATNIPPHNLREVASGAQWYLENHEASNEELLDALIERIKGPDFPTGALVVGRKGIEEAYRTGRGSVTMRAVVEVEEIQNRQCLVVTELPYQTNPDNLAQKIADLVKDGKIGGIADVRDETSSRTGQRLVIVLKRDAVAKVVLNNLYKHTELQTNFGANMLALVDGVPRTLSLDAFIRHWVNHQIEVIVRRTRFRLRKAEERAHILRGLLKALDAIDEVIALIRRSDTVEIARGGLMGLLEIDEIQANAILEMQLRRLAALERQKIVQEHDELQAKINEYNEILASPIRQRGIVSAELAALVEKYGDDRKTKLVPYEGDMSIEDLIAEEDIVVTVTRGGYIKRTKTDDYRAQKRGGKGVRGAKLKEDDIVNHFFVSTTHHWLLFFTNKGRVYRAKAYELPDAGRDARGQHVANLLAFQPDEAIAEILAIRDYEAAPYLVLATKAGLVKKTSLKDYDSPRSGGVIAINLREQEDGSDDELIGAELVSADDDLLLISKKAQSIRFTATDETLRPMGRATSGVKGMSFREGDELLSMNVVRPGTFVFTATDGGYAKRTAVDEYRVQGRGGLGIKAAKIVEDRGTLVGALVVEETDEILAITLSGGVIRTRVSGVRETGRDTMGVQLINLGKRDAVVGIARNAEAGREAEEVDGDVAVDETDEGAVTTGTDEGEAPSSE; from the coding sequence ATGACCGACGAGAACACTCCCGTCACGCCTCTCGAGGACGCGGACGCGACCGGCATGCGCGTCGAGCCCGTCGGGCTCGAGACGGAGATGCAGCGCTCGTACCTCGACTACGCGATGTCCGTCATCGTCTCGCGTGCGCTGCCCGACGTCCGTGACGGCCTCAAGCCCGTCCACCGCCGTGTGCTGTACGCCATGTACGACGGCGGCTACCGCCCCGAGCGGGGCTTCTACAAGTGCGCCCGCGTCGTCGGCGACGTCATGGGCAACTACCACCCGCACGGCGACTCCTCGATCTACGACGCGCTGGTCCGCCTCGCGCAGCCGTGGTCGATGCGGATGCCGCTGGTGGACTCCAACGGCAACTTCGGCTCCCCGGGCAACGACCCCGCGGCAGCCATGCGGTACACCGAGTGCAAGTTGGCACAGCTGTCGATGGAGATGGTCCGCGACATCGACGAGGAGACCGTCGATTTCAAGGACAACTACGACGGCCGCTCGCAGGAGCCGACCGTCCTGCCCGCACGCTTCCCGAACCTGCTGATCAACGGATCGGCCGGTATCGCGGTCGGTATGGCGACCAACATCCCGCCGCACAACCTGCGTGAGGTCGCGTCCGGGGCCCAGTGGTACCTGGAGAACCACGAGGCGTCGAACGAGGAGCTGCTCGACGCGCTCATCGAGCGCATCAAGGGCCCCGACTTCCCGACCGGCGCCCTGGTGGTGGGCCGCAAGGGCATCGAGGAGGCGTACCGGACGGGCCGCGGCTCGGTCACCATGCGTGCGGTGGTCGAGGTCGAGGAGATCCAGAACCGCCAGTGCCTGGTGGTCACCGAGCTGCCCTACCAGACCAACCCCGACAACCTCGCGCAGAAGATCGCCGACCTGGTGAAGGACGGAAAGATCGGCGGCATCGCGGACGTCCGCGACGAGACGTCGTCCCGTACCGGCCAGCGTCTGGTCATCGTGCTCAAGCGGGACGCGGTCGCCAAGGTCGTCCTGAACAACCTCTACAAGCACACCGAGCTGCAGACCAACTTCGGCGCCAACATGCTGGCGCTGGTCGACGGTGTCCCGCGCACGCTCTCCCTGGACGCGTTCATCCGCCACTGGGTGAACCACCAGATCGAGGTCATCGTCCGCCGTACGCGGTTCCGGCTGCGCAAGGCCGAGGAGCGCGCGCACATCCTGCGCGGCCTGCTGAAGGCCCTGGACGCCATCGACGAGGTCATCGCACTGATCCGGCGCAGCGACACCGTCGAGATCGCACGCGGGGGCCTGATGGGCCTCCTGGAGATCGACGAGATCCAGGCCAACGCGATCCTGGAGATGCAGCTCCGCCGGCTGGCGGCACTGGAGCGTCAGAAGATCGTCCAGGAGCACGACGAACTCCAGGCGAAGATCAACGAGTACAACGAGATCCTCGCCTCCCCGATCCGTCAGCGGGGGATCGTCAGCGCGGAGCTGGCCGCGCTCGTCGAGAAGTACGGTGACGACCGCAAGACCAAGCTGGTGCCCTATGAGGGCGACATGTCCATCGAGGACCTGATCGCCGAGGAGGACATCGTCGTCACGGTCACACGCGGCGGCTACATCAAGCGCACCAAGACCGACGACTACCGGGCCCAGAAGCGCGGCGGCAAGGGCGTACGCGGAGCGAAGCTCAAGGAAGACGACATCGTCAACCACTTCTTCGTGTCCACCACGCACCACTGGCTGCTGTTCTTCACCAACAAGGGCCGGGTCTACCGGGCGAAGGCGTACGAGCTGCCCGACGCCGGCCGGGACGCACGCGGCCAGCACGTGGCCAACCTGCTGGCCTTCCAGCCGGACGAGGCGATCGCCGAGATCCTTGCGATCCGCGACTACGAGGCGGCGCCCTACCTGGTGCTGGCCACCAAGGCGGGCTTGGTCAAGAAGACGTCGCTGAAGGATTACGATTCACCCCGCTCGGGTGGTGTGATCGCGATCAACCTGCGGGAGCAGGAGGACGGTTCCGACGACGAACTGATCGGGGCCGAACTCGTCTCGGCAGATGATGATCTACTGCTGATCAGCAAGAAGGCACAGTCGATCAGGTTCACCGCGACGGACGAGACGCTGCGGCCCATGGGCCGTGCGACCTCGGGCGTGAAGGGCATGAGTTTCCGCGAAGGGGACGAGCTGCTCTCGATGAATGTTGTTCGACCCGGTACGTTCGTGTTCACTGCCACAGACGGCGGGTACGCGAAGCGGACCGCCGTCGACGAGTACCGCGTCCAGGGTCGCGGCGGCCTCGGCATCAAGGCTGCCAAGATCGTCGAGGACCGTGGAACTCTCGTCGGCGCGCTGGTGGTCGAGGAGACCGACGAGATCCTCGCCATCACGCTGTCGGGCGGTGTGATCCGCACGCGGGTCAGCGGAGTCAGGGAGACGGGCCGTGACACCATGGGCGTCCAACTGATCAATCTGGGCAAGCGCGATGCCGTGGTCGGCATCGCGCGTAACGCCGAAGCGGGACGCGAGGCGGAGGAAGTCGACGGCGACGTGGCCGTGGACGAGACCGACGAAGGTGCCGTGACCACCGGCACGGACGAGGGTGAGGCGCCCTCGTCCGAGTAG
- the recF gene encoding DNA replication/repair protein RecF (All proteins in this family for which functions are known are DNA-binding proteins that assist the filamentation of RecA onto DNA for the initiation of recombination or recombinational repair.) has translation MHVTHLSLADFRSYPRVEVPLDPGVTAFVGPNGQGKTNLVEAVGYLATLGSHRVSSDAPLVRMGADRAIIRAQVRQGERQQLVELELNPGRANRARINRSSQVRPRDVLGIVRTVLFAPEDLALVKGDPGERRRFLDDLITARSPRMAGVRSDYDRILKQRNTLLKSAALARRHGGRTMDLSTLDVWDQHLARAGAELLAQRLDLIAAIQPLADKAYEQLAPGGGPVALEYKPSAPGEAHTREDLFEQVSAALAEARKQEVDRGVTLVGPHRDDLLLKLGQLPAKGYASHGESWSYALALRLASYDLLRAEGNEPVLVLDDVFAELDARRRERLAELVAPGEQVLVTAAVDDDVPRALAGTRCVVAEGTVRRV, from the coding sequence ATGCACGTCACGCATCTGTCGCTGGCCGATTTTCGCTCCTATCCCCGGGTCGAGGTCCCGCTCGACCCGGGGGTGACGGCCTTCGTCGGCCCCAACGGGCAGGGCAAGACGAATCTCGTCGAGGCGGTCGGCTATCTCGCCACACTCGGCAGCCACCGTGTCTCCTCCGACGCCCCGCTGGTGCGCATGGGCGCCGACCGAGCGATCATCCGGGCCCAGGTCCGGCAGGGCGAGCGGCAGCAGCTCGTCGAGCTCGAGCTGAACCCGGGCCGCGCCAATCGTGCCCGTATCAACAGATCCTCACAGGTCAGGCCCCGGGACGTGCTGGGGATCGTCCGCACCGTGCTGTTCGCGCCCGAGGATCTCGCCCTGGTGAAGGGTGATCCCGGCGAGCGGCGCCGCTTCCTGGACGATCTGATCACGGCCCGTTCCCCGCGGATGGCGGGTGTCCGTTCCGATTACGACCGGATCCTCAAGCAGCGCAACACGCTGCTGAAGTCGGCCGCGCTGGCCCGTCGGCACGGCGGGCGCACCATGGATCTGTCCACTCTGGACGTCTGGGACCAGCATCTCGCGCGTGCGGGTGCCGAACTGCTGGCTCAGCGGCTGGATCTGATCGCCGCGATCCAGCCGCTCGCCGACAAGGCGTACGAACAGCTCGCACCGGGCGGCGGGCCCGTCGCCCTGGAGTACAAGCCGTCGGCGCCCGGTGAGGCGCACACCCGCGAGGACCTGTTCGAGCAGGTGTCGGCGGCTCTCGCCGAGGCGCGCAAGCAGGAGGTCGACCGGGGCGTCACCCTGGTCGGCCCGCACCGGGACGATCTGCTGCTCAAGCTCGGCCAGCTGCCGGCCAAGGGCTACGCCTCCCACGGCGAGTCCTGGTCCTATGCCCTGGCGCTGCGCCTGGCCTCCTACGACCTGCTGCGGGCCGAGGGCAACGAGCCGGTGCTGGTGCTCGACGACGTCTTCGCCGAGCTGGACGCGCGCCGCCGCGAGCGCCTCGCCGAGCTCGTCGCGCCGGGGGAGCAGGTCCTGGTGACCGCGGCCGTCGACGACGACGTTCCCCGTGCGCTGGCGGGGACGCGGTGCGTCGTGGCCGAGGGAACGGTGCGGCGGGTATGA
- a CDS encoding DUF721 domain-containing protein → MSEPDRPDGPPAGVPGAAAEPSGVDLARVALRAAKEAARARGDAAQQKKQARRGGLRSGARGDRRDPMALGAAINRLLTERGWEAPAAVGGVMGRWPEIVGEDVAKHCEPERYDEDERVLFVRCDSTAWATNLRLLAPTLVARLNEDLGHGTVRLIKVNGPGGPARRYGLLRAPGSTGPGDTYG, encoded by the coding sequence ATGAGCGAGCCCGACCGGCCCGACGGACCCCCCGCGGGGGTGCCCGGGGCAGCTGCTGAGCCCTCGGGGGTCGACCTGGCGCGCGTGGCGTTGCGCGCGGCCAAGGAGGCGGCACGCGCGCGTGGGGATGCGGCGCAGCAGAAGAAGCAGGCACGGCGCGGTGGCCTGCGCTCCGGCGCGCGCGGCGACCGGCGCGATCCCATGGCACTCGGTGCGGCGATCAACCGGCTGCTCACCGAGCGTGGCTGGGAGGCCCCGGCCGCGGTGGGCGGGGTGATGGGGCGCTGGCCCGAAATCGTCGGTGAGGACGTGGCCAAGCACTGTGAGCCGGAGCGCTACGACGAGGACGAGCGGGTGCTGTTCGTGCGCTGCGACTCCACGGCCTGGGCGACGAACCTGCGGCTGCTCGCCCCGACCCTGGTCGCCCGGCTGAACGAGGACCTGGGCCACGGCACGGTGAGGCTGATCAAGGTCAACGGACCGGGTGGCCCCGCACGCCGCTACGGCCTGCTGCGGGCTCCCGGGAGCACCGGTCCCGGGGACACGTACGGGTGA
- a CDS encoding DUF3566 domain-containing protein, with amino-acid sequence MSGATGTGPTGTSMGTDGGGRGSATRATDPHTTNLKAIKSPGKDSPSSDRHGSQGGTVTDTRGHQQSTPGQGAADRTASPLPGERQSQQQAGPYHPPQAYQAQTGAAEGPGGAVRRPRTGARTTPRVRKARLRVAKADPWSVMKVSFLLSIALGICTIVASAVLWMVMDAMGVFSTVGGTISEATGSNESNGFDLQSFLSLPNVLLFTTVIAVIDVVLATALATLGAFIYNLSAGFVGGVELTLAEDE; translated from the coding sequence GTGAGCGGAGCCACGGGCACCGGGCCGACCGGTACCAGTATGGGGACGGACGGCGGTGGCCGTGGCTCTGCCACGCGGGCGACAGATCCGCACACGACCAACCTGAAAGCGATCAAGTCGCCCGGCAAGGACTCGCCTTCGTCCGACAGACATGGATCCCAGGGGGGAACTGTGACGGACACCCGAGGCCATCAGCAGAGCACGCCCGGACAGGGCGCCGCTGATCGTACGGCCTCACCGCTGCCGGGGGAACGGCAGTCGCAGCAGCAGGCGGGGCCGTACCACCCGCCGCAGGCCTACCAGGCGCAGACCGGTGCGGCAGAGGGCCCGGGCGGCGCGGTACGCCGCCCGCGCACCGGGGCGCGCACCACACCGCGCGTGCGCAAGGCGCGCCTGCGGGTGGCCAAGGCCGATCCCTGGTCGGTGATGAAGGTCAGCTTCCTGCTCTCCATCGCCCTGGGCATCTGCACGATCGTCGCGTCCGCGGTGCTGTGGATGGTCATGGACGCGATGGGTGTCTTCTCGACGGTCGGCGGCACGATCTCCGAGGCGACGGGCTCCAACGAGTCGAACGGCTTCGACCTCCAGTCGTTCCTGTCGCTGCCCAACGTGCTGCTGTTCACGACGGTCATCGCGGTCATCGACGTCGTCCTGGCAACGGCTCTGGCGACTCTCGGCGCGTTCATCTACAACCTCTCCGCGGGCTTCGTGGGCGGCGTCGAGCTCACGCTGGCCGAGGACGAGTGA
- a CDS encoding DLW-39 family protein has protein sequence MKKLLLVALAAIGGLLVYRQIQADRAEQDLWTEATDSVPTGS, from the coding sequence GTGAAGAAGCTTCTCCTGGTCGCACTGGCCGCCATCGGCGGGCTCCTCGTGTACCGCCAGATCCAGGCGGATCGCGCCGAGCAGGATCTGTGGACGGAGGCGACTGACTCCGTGCCCACGGGTTCGTGA
- the gyrB gene encoding DNA topoisomerase (ATP-hydrolyzing) subunit B, whose product MADSGNPNENIPSTDTGVNSEATALDSEVTASYDASAITVLEGLDAVRKRPGMYIGSTGERGLHHLVQEVVDNSVDEALAGHADTIDVTILADGGVRVVDNGRGIPVDIVPSENKPAVEVVLTVLHAGGKFGGGGYAVSGGLHGVGVSVVNALSSRISVEIKRDGHRWTQDYKMGVPTAPLVRHEEVEETGTTVTFWADPDIFETTDYSFETLSRRFQEMAFLNKGLRINLVDERESAKATAGADEAGEDEKYEVKSVSYHYEGGIVDFVKYLNSRKGDPVHPTVIDLEADDKDKQLSLELAMQWNGGYTEGVYSFANIIHTHEGGTHEEGFRAALTNLVNKYAREKKLLREKDDNLTGDDIREGLTAIISVKLSEPQFEGQTKTKLGNTEVKTFVQKVVYEHLNDWLDRNPNEAADIVRKGIAAATARVAARKARDLTRRKGLLESASLPGKLSDCQSNDPTKCEIFIVEGDSAGGSAKSGRNPQYQAILPIRGKILNVEKARIDRILQNQEIQAMISAFGTGVHEDFDIEKLRYHKIILMADADVDGQHINTLLLTFLFRFMRPLVEAGHVYLSRPPLYKIKWGRDDFEYAYSDRERDALIEMGRQAGKRIREDSVQRFKGLGEMNAEELRITTMDQEHRVLGQVTLDDAAQADDLFSVLMGEDVEARRAFIQRNAKDVRFLDI is encoded by the coding sequence GTGGCCGATTCCGGCAACCCCAACGAGAACATCCCGTCCACCGACACCGGCGTGAACAGCGAGGCGACCGCCCTCGACAGCGAGGTCACCGCCTCGTACGACGCCAGTGCCATCACCGTCCTCGAGGGCCTGGACGCGGTCCGCAAGCGACCCGGTATGTACATCGGTTCGACCGGTGAGCGAGGCCTGCACCACCTGGTGCAGGAGGTCGTCGACAACTCCGTCGACGAGGCGCTGGCCGGGCACGCGGACACGATCGATGTGACGATCCTGGCCGACGGCGGCGTCCGGGTCGTCGACAACGGCCGGGGCATTCCGGTGGACATCGTCCCCTCGGAGAACAAGCCGGCCGTCGAGGTCGTGCTGACCGTGCTGCACGCGGGCGGCAAGTTCGGCGGCGGCGGCTACGCGGTCTCCGGTGGTCTGCACGGCGTCGGTGTGTCCGTGGTGAACGCCCTGTCGAGCAGGATCTCCGTCGAGATCAAGCGTGACGGCCACCGCTGGACGCAGGACTACAAGATGGGCGTCCCCACGGCCCCGCTGGTCCGGCACGAGGAGGTGGAGGAGACCGGGACGACGGTCACCTTCTGGGCCGACCCGGACATCTTCGAGACCACCGACTACTCCTTCGAGACGCTCTCCCGGCGTTTCCAGGAGATGGCGTTCCTCAACAAGGGGCTGCGGATCAACCTCGTCGACGAGCGCGAGTCGGCGAAGGCCACCGCCGGGGCGGACGAGGCGGGTGAGGACGAGAAGTACGAGGTCAAGAGCGTCTCGTACCACTACGAGGGCGGCATCGTCGACTTCGTGAAGTACCTCAACTCCCGCAAGGGAGATCCGGTGCACCCCACCGTGATCGATCTCGAGGCCGACGACAAGGACAAGCAGCTGTCCCTCGAGCTCGCCATGCAGTGGAACGGCGGCTACACCGAGGGCGTGTACTCCTTCGCCAACATCATCCACACCCACGAGGGCGGTACGCACGAAGAGGGCTTCCGCGCGGCGCTCACCAACCTGGTGAACAAGTACGCGCGCGAGAAGAAGCTGCTGCGTGAGAAGGACGACAACCTCACGGGTGACGACATCCGCGAGGGACTGACCGCGATCATCTCGGTCAAGCTGAGCGAGCCCCAGTTCGAGGGCCAGACCAAGACCAAACTGGGCAACACCGAGGTGAAGACCTTCGTCCAGAAGGTCGTCTACGAACACCTCAACGACTGGTTGGACCGCAACCCCAACGAGGCCGCGGACATCGTCCGCAAGGGCATCGCGGCGGCCACCGCGCGCGTGGCGGCCCGCAAGGCCCGCGACCTGACCCGCCGCAAGGGCCTGCTGGAGTCGGCGTCCCTGCCGGGCAAGCTCTCCGACTGCCAGTCCAACGACCCCACCAAGTGCGAGATCTTCATCGTCGAGGGTGACTCCGCCGGCGGTTCGGCCAAGTCCGGCCGGAACCCGCAGTACCAGGCGATCCTCCCGATCCGGGGCAAGATCCTCAACGTCGAGAAGGCGCGCATCGACCGGATCCTGCAGAACCAGGAGATCCAGGCGATGATCTCCGCGTTCGGCACCGGGGTGCACGAGGACTTCGACATCGAGAAGCTCCGCTATCACAAGATCATCCTGATGGCGGACGCCGACGTCGACGGCCAGCACATCAACACCCTGCTGCTGACGTTCCTGTTCCGGTTCATGCGGCCGCTGGTCGAGGCGGGGCACGTGTACCTCTCCCGTCCCCCGCTCTACAAGATCAAGTGGGGCCGGGACGACTTCGAGTACGCCTACTCCGACCGCGAGCGCGACGCACTGATCGAGATGGGCCGCCAGGCCGGCAAGCGCATCCGCGAGGACTCCGTCCAGCGATTCAAGGGCCTCGGCGAGATGAACGCCGAGGAGCTGCGCATCACCACGATGGACCAGGAGCACCGCGTCCTCGGCCAGGTCACCCTCGACGACGCCGCCCAGGCCGACGACCTGTTCTCGGTCCTGATGGGCGAGGACGTCGAAGCCCGCCGCGCGTTCATCCAGCGCAACGCCAAGGACGTCCGCTTCCTCGACATCTGA
- a CDS encoding DUF6344 domain-containing protein, producing MARNKVMKLWTAIVTALLALCTALGLITTTASAAVSQTETTRNSKSAPDMTTQAASVRPWSPTSALPPTMKQRIRAEAHGGSPRCRHRPLATPAPDSASAPCSDDTTSPAAPRTGHLPLQR from the coding sequence ATGGCCCGGAACAAGGTCATGAAGCTGTGGACCGCCATCGTCACCGCCCTCCTCGCGCTGTGCACGGCGCTCGGACTCATCACCACCACCGCTTCCGCCGCGGTATCCCAGACCGAGACGACCCGCAACAGCAAGAGCGCCCCGGACATGACGACGCAGGCCGCGTCCGTCCGGCCCTGGTCCCCTACCAGTGCCCTGCCCCCCACGATGAAACAGCGCATCCGCGCGGAGGCCCACGGAGGATCCCCCAGGTGCCGTCACCGCCCGCTCGCGACCCCGGCCCCTGACTCGGCCTCCGCCCCCTGCTCCGACGACACGACATCCCCCGCAGCGCCCCGCACCGGCCACCTCCCGCTCCAGCGCTGA
- the gnd gene encoding phosphogluconate dehydrogenase (NAD(+)-dependent, decarboxylating) produces the protein MELGLVGLGKMGGNMRERIRRAGHTVVGYDRNPDLADVHSLEELVGKLEGPRVVWVMVPAGRATQSTVDELAELLQPGDVVVDGGNSRWTDDEKHAEELAARGIGFVDCGVSGGVWGLENGYALMYGGDKENVAKVQPVFDALKPEGDFGSVHAGKVGAGHFAKMVHNGIEYAMMQAYAEGWELLEKVDSVTDVREVFRSWQEGTVIRSWLLDLAVNALHEDEHLDNLRGYAQDSGEGRWTVEAAIDHAVPLPAITASLFARFASRQEDSPQMKMIAALRNQFGGHAVEKK, from the coding sequence ATGGAGCTCGGTCTCGTCGGCCTCGGCAAGATGGGCGGCAACATGCGGGAGCGGATCCGCCGCGCGGGCCACACCGTCGTCGGATACGACCGCAACCCGGACCTCGCCGATGTCCACAGCCTGGAAGAACTTGTGGGCAAGCTCGAGGGCCCGCGCGTGGTCTGGGTGATGGTCCCGGCCGGCCGGGCGACGCAGTCGACCGTCGATGAGCTCGCAGAGCTGCTCCAGCCCGGCGATGTCGTCGTGGACGGCGGGAACTCCCGCTGGACGGACGACGAGAAGCACGCCGAGGAACTGGCGGCCAGGGGCATAGGTTTCGTCGACTGCGGTGTCTCCGGCGGCGTCTGGGGCCTGGAGAACGGCTACGCGCTGATGTACGGCGGCGACAAGGAGAACGTCGCCAAGGTGCAGCCGGTCTTCGACGCCCTCAAGCCGGAGGGCGACTTCGGCTCGGTGCACGCGGGCAAGGTCGGCGCGGGCCACTTCGCCAAGATGGTCCACAACGGCATCGAGTACGCGATGATGCAGGCCTATGCCGAGGGCTGGGAGCTCCTGGAGAAGGTCGACTCGGTGACCGACGTCCGGGAGGTCTTCCGTTCCTGGCAGGAGGGCACCGTCATCCGCTCCTGGCTCCTCGATCTCGCGGTGAACGCGCTGCACGAGGACGAGCACCTGGACAACCTCCGGGGTTATGCACAGGACTCCGGTGAGGGACGCTGGACTGTGGAGGCCGCGATCGACCACGCGGTCCCGCTGCCGGCGATCACCGCGTCGCTGTTCGCGCGGTTCGCCTCCCGCCAGGAGGACTCGCCGCAGATGAAGATGATCGCGGCGCTGCGCAATCAGTTCGGCGGGCACGCGGTCGAGAAGAAGTAG
- the dnaN gene encoding DNA polymerase III subunit beta, with protein sequence MKIRVERDVLAEAVAWAARSLPARPPAPVLAGLLLKAEEGQLSLSSFDYEVSARVSVEAEVEEEGTVLVSGRLLADISRALPNRPVEISTDGVRATVVCGSSRFTLHTLPVEEYPALPQMPNATGTVPGEVFASAVQQVAIAAGRDDTLPVLTGVRIEIEGDTVTLASTDRYRFAVREFLWKPEDPEASAVALVPAKTLLDTAKALTSGDQVILALSGSGAGEGLIGFEGAGRRTTTRLLEGDLPKYRTLFPTEFNSVAVIETAPFVEAVKRVALVAERNTPVRLSFEQGVLILEAGSSDDAQAVERVDAQLEGDDISIAFNPTFLLDGLSAIDSPVAQLSFTTSTKPALLSGRPAVDAEADDAYKYLIMPVRLSG encoded by the coding sequence GTGAAGATCCGGGTGGAACGCGACGTACTCGCGGAGGCAGTGGCCTGGGCTGCGCGCAGCCTCCCGGCCCGTCCGCCGGCGCCGGTCCTCGCCGGCTTGCTGCTGAAGGCCGAGGAGGGGCAGCTGAGCCTGTCCAGCTTCGACTACGAGGTCTCCGCACGGGTCTCGGTGGAGGCGGAGGTCGAGGAAGAGGGCACCGTCCTCGTCTCGGGCCGTCTGCTCGCCGACATCTCCCGCGCGCTCCCCAACCGGCCGGTGGAGATCTCCACAGACGGTGTACGGGCGACCGTGGTGTGCGGCTCCTCGCGATTCACACTCCACACCCTGCCGGTGGAGGAGTACCCGGCCCTGCCCCAGATGCCGAACGCGACGGGCACCGTCCCCGGTGAGGTCTTCGCCTCCGCCGTGCAGCAGGTCGCCATCGCGGCCGGCCGGGACGACACCCTTCCCGTCCTGACCGGTGTGCGCATCGAGATCGAGGGCGACACGGTGACGCTGGCCTCCACCGACCGCTACCGCTTCGCGGTCCGCGAGTTCCTGTGGAAGCCGGAGGACCCGGAGGCCTCGGCGGTCGCCCTGGTGCCCGCGAAGACGCTCCTGGACACCGCCAAGGCGCTGACCAGTGGCGACCAGGTGATCCTCGCGCTGTCCGGCTCGGGCGCGGGCGAGGGCCTGATCGGCTTCGAAGGAGCGGGCCGCCGCACCACCACACGGCTGCTGGAGGGCGACCTCCCGAAGTACCGCACGCTGTTCCCGACCGAGTTCAACAGCGTCGCCGTCATCGAGACCGCCCCCTTCGTGGAGGCCGTCAAGCGCGTGGCCCTGGTCGCCGAGCGCAACACCCCGGTGCGGCTCAGCTTCGAGCAGGGTGTGCTCATCCTGGAGGCCGGCTCCAGTGACGACGCACAGGCTGTGGAAAGGGTCGACGCCCAGCTGGAGGGCGATGACATCTCGATCGCCTTCAACCCGACGTTCCTGCTGGACGGTCTGAGCGCCATCGACTCCCCGGTGGCGCAGCTGTCGTTCACCACGTCCACCAAGCCCGCGCTGCTCAGCGGCAGGCCCGCGGTGGACGCGGAGGCGGACGACGCCTACAAGTACCTGATCATGCCGGTGCGGCTCAGCGGCTGA